The following nucleotide sequence is from Deinococcus aerius.
GCGGGGTCTTGCGGAAGCGCCTGAAGAGGGTGCCGTCCCCGGGCCGCCTCCAGGAAGAAGTCATCCATGCCGCCCGGCGAGAAGAGCAGCAGCACGTGTGCCGGGTGCGGCCCGGGGTTGGAAGGCTGGTGGACCGTTCCCCGCGGAATGACCACGAAGGAGCCCGCCGGGGCCCGGATGGTCTGCGGCCCCACCCGGACGGTCAGTTCGCCCTCCAGCACGTAAAAGACCTCCTCGTGCGAGCGGTGAAGGTGGGGGCGGGGTCCCGGGGAGCCGGGGGGCAGCCTGTTGTCATGGACGGAGTAGGCCCGGGCAGTCCTGGCGTCCCCGAGTTTGAGCACCATCTGGCCCCCGATGGGGTTGATCAGGGCCGTCCCGTCCTGCGGGGCGATGAAGAACTCTCCGCTGTCCGTCCCCATGCCTTCCCTCCTCGGCAGGGTGAATGTCCCCACTCGATGTACTTCCATCATGCGGCATGAGACAAGGGCCCGGGCGGATTCTCTGGGCTCTAACCTGGGGAAATGCCTGCTCCAGTGACCGGCCGCTTCGCCCCCAGCCCGACGGGAGCGATGCACCTGGGCAACGCGCGGACGGCCCTGCTCGCGTGGCTGCACTCGCGGGCGCCCGGCGGGCGGCACCTCCTGCGCTTCGAGGACCTCGATACCGGGCGCGTCCGCCCCTGGGCCTTCGACACCATCCGGCGCGACCTGGAATGGCTGGGCCTGGACTGGGACGCCGAGTACACGCAGTCGGAGAGGCTTCCCGTGTACGCCGCCGCCCT
It contains:
- a CDS encoding cupin domain-containing protein, translating into MGTDSGEFFIAPQDGTALINPIGGQMVLKLGDARTARAYSVHDNRLPPGSPGPRPHLHRSHEEVFYVLEGELTVRVGPQTIRAPAGSFVVIPRGTVHQPSNPGPHPAHVLLLFSPGGMDDFFLEAARGRHPLQALPQDPAVQADLQAFTARYGYEFAEFPAEP